The DNA window GTGGTTGATGTCGTTgttatgcgtgtgtgtgtgtgtgtgtgtgtagtggAGGAGTTGAGTGCGTCGATAAAAAAGTGCGGCAAGGAAGAAAAGCGATAGGAGGGAAGCACATGATTCAGAGCATGAGAAAATAAAAGTGGGAAGGGAGTTGCTGATGGCACGAACGACGTCCGTTGAAGCGCCTACACATTCCTtcagcctcctcccccgGTCCCTTTGCAGTTCGGGAGGTGATGGTGCCTCATACTAAAGCGAAGGTAGCGCTGCGGAGGCCGCTCGCGCAGACCTGCATGTGTCCATAGAATCCTAACAACACTTTCTCTTCAGTGCATGCGAGGttatatgtgtgtgtgtggatgtgtgtgtgcaccatcaaggcggcagcgcactCGTGGTGCACTGCAACACAAATACAAATAGCAACGCCAAGCGTCAAGGTAGGCCAAACTCGACACGCAGAGAGACGCGCGGCATCCCAATCAGCGTGAGCGAGTACATATATACGTATGCTTCTGGCTGCCAGAACAATGGGATCGGGTTGGCTCAACAATCTATCGGAGTTACCGTCGTGGACATCCCCGACCTGCAACCTTCCTTTGTGTCCAAGCCAGTCGTCCATAAGGGGTGGCGGCATGAAAGCAGTGAAAGGTGAGAAGCGGAGCAGAGCAGGACCCAAGGcacttcctcctccctccctctttcgcAGTCATTTTCAGGAGTAGTTGCCCTTGTTCGTCAGTCCGTAGGCTGGATGTTCGTCTTTCCAGTCATCCCAGGCGCTATccttctgccgctgccgctcctccacGCCGTCCTGACCAAGGCGTGCGTCCTCCTCAgcctgttgctgccgcctcgcctGGGCCTCGTCCACCTGCCGCTGAATCTCCGCCATCTCCAGTTCGGCGAACTCCTGCAGCGTCATGGTCGGAGCGTTGCGGTCTATCATCAATTCGTTGCGGATCTGCTGGCGGTACAGCtgggcgttgctgctgccgcagacggcgagagaggaggaggcggcagccgtcGCGGTCGCTGCAGGTGCCGTGACGCCGCCCGACTGCACAATGTCGCTGgtgtgcacctgctgcgggTGATCGGCTGTCCCGGCCACCATCATGCCGCCCGGCAGAATCGTGTAGGTGTGCCGCCCCAGCGACAGCTCTCCTCGGCGCACGGAGTCCATCGTGTCCTGGTACTGCTTCGAGATGGCGGCCCGCTGCTCTGGGTTTAACGCCTCGAGCATGCTGAGCTCACGAGACGATATTTGAAGTTGATGGCAACCTTCGTAGATAGACCACTTCAGCCGCGccaacgcacgcgcgcgcagcgtctcctcctcttcgcctcccgtttcctctgccgcctcgccctcctcggcCATCAGCTCCCGcatgcggcgccgcttcgcgCGGAGGTAGCCCACCTTGTCATCCTCGGCCTTTAGCGCCGCCCGAAGCGATGCGATGGTGCGAGAGAGCTCAACGCGCTGCGACCGTTGGTCGGCACGGTACACGGCGTGCGTGTCCAGCGTCTTCTTGTCGACAAGCTCGATATTCTCCATCCACTCAAAGAAGACCTTGAGCCACGCGTGAGAGCGGGCAAGCGCTTCTTGCCGCGACAAAgaccgcagctcctcctctcgaagggagagagaggtcaGATTGGCCGCGGAATGCGCGACCGTTTCCATCTGTTGTGCACCGCTGTCCTGCTCGCTGCGACGAAGCACGTCCTCGCCCCACATGCGCTCGTCCGCCGAGCCCGCTTGCTGTTGTGcggtgccgttgctgctgccaccatcGTTCCCAGCGCGGCTATCCTGGGCGCGTTTCATGGGGCCCTGGATGCGCTGGAAGAGGTCCGCCAGAATATACGGCGTCCACAGCATCTCCAGGGATGTGGTCGAGTAGTCGTCTATCTCGTCGTTTGGTGAAAAGGCTCCAACGGCGGAGAGGTGGCGCCAGAACAGCTCAAACCCCGCCACCAACGAGCGTATCTGCGCGTTGAGTGTGGCATCTGTGCTGGCGAGAGAGGCGTTGACAACTTCAGCGATGTAGGTGTCGCAGAGGCTGTTGAAGTGTCCCTTGACGGTAACGAAGTCACGCGCTGCATCCGTGTTGTTCGACATTGCGCCTCAATCGCGTGGCCTGAAGTGGCAATGGCGGGTGGCTGCAACGCCGTTCTGCTTCCTCTAGttggagaaggggggggggggctgcgcACCACTGCCGACCCCTTCGATGAGAACGAAAGAGAGACCGAGAGGAAGCGCGAGGTGCTTTGCCCTTCAACGATCAcaacacgcgcgcacacacacacacgcaatCACGTCCGCCTTCGTTCCGTTGGCAAGCGGCTCCGAGACCCGTATCCTTTTTTCGCTTGTCTTGCACGTCTGCTGATGTGATGCTACTCCTCGCGGTGAAGGATGAAGGCACGCGGTGAAAGGGGGAGAAGTGAGGAAGCGGACATTttggggggaaggggaaggagggagcgAAAGATAAAAGGCGAGGTAAGCGCTTGACAGGAGAGTGTGGAAGAGTGAGGAAGGGCACCTGCCACAGTAGATTTTGGTGTACGGCATGGTGCGAAACGCAGTGACGGGTGTTTCAGTGGTCGACAAGGAAAAGAGGGATGACGCAAATagcagcggaggcgatgTCCAGTATCCTCGCGTACGTGACAGAGACAGAAGCCTTCGCACTAatggcagcaccggcacatGACACCCCAAAAAACATTCTTcgtccctcctcttcttcctaCAAGTCACACACTCGATCATGTCTTAGAGCAGCTGTGCAATGTTCTTGAGTGCTgtgccgcctctcctcttcggCATGTTTTcgaccctcccccccccctcttgcAGTGTATGCGGATAGCGcgcaagagagaaagagaacaCCGCGCAGCCCAGTCGCCGCCCTTGTGTCGGCCACATATGTAGTAGAGCACAAGGAGCAAAACGCGGCagccttttttttgtttgtttgtttttgtgtgtgtctccctgAGCTCGCTTATTCCGTCCGtctgttttgttgttgcggCCCTTGTCGTTGCTACGATGCTgagaatgtgtgtgtgtgtgtgtgtgtgtgtgagtgtgtgtatAAGAAAGCGAGGACCGGAGCGCAAAGAGGGTAGGAGGCGACGCAGACTCACATCTGCAAGCGTGCAGGCAAAAAAGGAGGTGTACAAGGTGAGCGGCATCGAACTCAACGTGTTTCAGCCCGTGTACCGTGGGCCAGGCCCTGCACGTCGGCGAAAGGCCAGCTCGACCGTGGGGTGCTCTAGCATCTTCTCCTGCCTATACTGCTCAAAAGGGGAAGGTTCCTTTTTTCTGCCCCTTTCGCCGGCGTCCCCCTccttcgcggccgcctcggcctcctccctgGCGTCGGCCTCGAGATCGTCTGCGTCGATCCCCGTGCCAgggcgtgcctgcgtgcgcgcctccCGCCACCCGGGAACCTTGCCCGCCGCAGAGGACTGCTCCTTGAAGCTGGCCGGTGAGAGAGTCGCTGCCCGCTCGGCAAAGCGCGCGGTCCAGGCTTCGGCCAGCTCTCGATTCTTGCTCACCAgcgcgcagcgacgcagcgaGGAGCACAGCGTGATCTTCATCGCCGTGCGGGACCCAAATGGGATGGAAGAGCCCGCGTCATTAAGCTCTGCCCACATAGCCTCGGCcatctccagcgcctccgcccGCTCCTCGGCCAGGGCGCTGCGGGAGAGCTGCGCGATGAGGCGACTCTCCGTCTCCACCGTCTGCATGCGCGGCATTTTCTGGTGCAGCTGTGACTGAAGcttgcggcgcagctccgcaaCACTCTCGTTCAGGCTATTCAGTGCTGTGAAGTGCTGCAGACTGGGAAGGGTGCGTGCGCAAAGGCCGCCCAACACGCCCGCATAGCACCACCAGCGTGTGGCTCTCATGGCTCGCCAccggggaggggagaggaggatgtAGCCGCTGTACTGTTTCGTGCTCCTTCAGCAGGACGAGGAGAGGATTGTGGTGCAAGAGTGCTACATAGAAAAAGGGAAGGAGGTGCACAATGGCAGCGACATGGTGCATAAACCTGCGCTACGTCATgatcgccgctgccccaTCGGTCGACGCTCCACTGTAGACCTCCaacccttcccctctccccgcaTGAAACACCCGCgcgagaagaagagcagcggtATTTGTTCTCTATTGGGGGCCCACTTGCGAGAAAAGAAGCACCACGCGGAGAGTCCCCACCGCACAGTGCAGGAACACTCACGAAGCTAGCGAAGAGAAAGTGCCGACAGGCGCTGCAGTTGTTCTCTTCGAATGCGTCTTTACACAAGTCCGGACAAGGACGACGGCAGCCACGCTGTTCCGCACACTCCATCCGCATCACTTAGTGAACAGAAAGACGCGCATGCgaggcgcgcctgcgcagTTGAGCGAAGGGTTCGCGttgcggagagggaggggaggccgccgccacatGTGGAAGGGAAGACGGAGAAGCGCGGAGacacgaaaaagaagcggGGGCCGGCCCATCAGCGTTGCGGGAGACACTGTGTGACCGCCCTTAGACACgtgcatgcgctgcgccatTTGCGAACGCCGTACCGCAACAGCAAGGAAGGTTACACGAGAAGACacaagcatacacacacatacacatctATCTATCGatatagagagagacatggatagatgtgtatgtgcatgtgtatgtgcatgtgtaccAAACAACAAGAAGCGGCTTGAACGCATACGCAACGTCCTTGATTACTCGATGGAAGGTTCGTtacacaacacacacacacacacataggtAGAGAGAGGCTAGCACGGCAGCAACATCACATGCGCGCGATTGGAGAGAACATGTTCGGTCTTGGGTCAGTTGTCGCCCAAGTCGTGATCCTGAACCTCCGCCTCATCAGCCACCTGCAGTGTCTCATCCAGCACACTGCACAAGTTGCTCACGTACCCCACATCCTCGATGTCTACCGGGCGAAAGGTCACCAGATTGAAGTCCGTGAGCAGCGCTCCGATTTGGCGCGACATGGCACGGAAGCGCGGCGGAAGCCTTGAGAGGTCCATGTAGTCGAAGTCGCACATGCAGAAGTGCTCCAGCATACCGTTCTCCTTGAAGTCTTTGCTTAACAAGTCGCATTTCGTGAGGACGTTGATGAAGGGGCAGTCGAAGCAAACCATACTGGAAAGCGAGAACATGCAGCCCGAAATAAACTTGCCGCTGTCCGCCGTCGTGGCGAGCGCGTCAAGCAGATAGAGCACCGTCGTATAGTAGCCCTCCTgttggaggaggcgcacaaaGGCGGGAACGGCCGGCTGGTTCGACAGCACCTCCACCTGTCCTGGCATGTCCACGATAATGAAATCGTCGGCATAGTCGCCGAGCTGCTGGGACACCCACGTGGCACCGGCGGTGACGAGGTACTCCATGCAGAAGACAAGGCCGCCGTTCGGGCCCAGTCCTTTTCCCTCCATCGCGTCCTCGAGCGAGATGAGGTCACGAATGTCCATCGACGGCTCATATGGCAGCAAGTCCGCCGCTGGGTCCATGTTAGCGATGTGGGTGGAGCGACCCATGGTGGCGTAGTGCTCGGCCAGCACACCGCACAGGGTGCTCTTGCCAGACCCGGCTGGTCCGATTATGACGGCGGCGTACTTGCCCATTCGCTTACCTGTTTCGTGCGGTGATGAACAGAGGAGtatatctgtgtgtgtgtgtgtgtgtgatgtgTGTGGCGGTCGAAGCCGCCGTACCAAGCAGTGCTCTACGGCAACGATGAGGGCAAAGGtgcacaacacacacacgacccGCGCACTCGCGCAAGGCGAAAGAGGGCACCTCCGTGTGCTCAGGCAGAATAAGGGACTCGCCAGACAAACAACCGTCCCTTGACTGTCTCCGGTGAGTGGGGAGAGTGGGAGAATTTGCACGCCAGCGAGAGCGGGAAAGAGACGGGGATTCAAACTGCTCCGTCACGCCCTTCGCCGAACGCATTGGCGGACAAGAAGCCCATCCAcaaaagaggaaggagagtAAACGAAGCAagcaagaagagagagagagagagaaggacgaAAAAACCGGAGAAATGGCAGGTCCGCGAGAAGGGGCAAGCAaacagcaaaacaaaaaaaagaaggaagTGATCCCGCGAACACCCGTTGGAGCACctgcccgcccgccccccaCCCTTCCACCGGATCCGCGACAGCCGCAGGCCCGCCTGCACGCGCTCCCCTGTTTGCATCGACTTTTGGCTGCCCACCGCGTCCATTTCTCTGCCATACAGCATGGGCACAACGCCACTGTACCCCCGGCACTGCCACGGGCCCCACACACCGCGTGGCgccaagcagccgtagacacgcGCCAGTGCAGAagtgcgccgacccagccgGCGAAGCGCGGCCTCCGCCCCAGACCCTATAcccaccctcccccgctccGCAGGGTCGCCCCCACAGCCGCTCACCTCGTGGCCGGTCGCCACCTTGCGCATCCCTCGGGGCGTCTCGGGCTCCCCGAGCCAGGGGGcggtgagggccgggtgggatacgctcgGGTCATGGCGGCATACTGCCCATCATATGGTTCGCACAAACACGTTCACAGCTGCAGGCCTCCcccacgcagcgccatccaggacaTGGCTGGCGACACCCGTAGCGATAAATCGCTCTGACTTCGCTACGTCGTAGGTGCCTGACCCTggcaccaccagaggtggtcCGGCACGGACGGGgatagggggaggggcagccTGGCTTCCCCGCAGAGAGGATGGAGTGGGGAGTGCACGCGACCATGATGTACCACGCCCTGAGGCGGCCCCAACCTTGTCATCAGGACGCAGGATGGTGTGAGGGAAATAGGTAAAGTCGAAGCACACTCGCACCGGGAGAGAAAAGGGTGCGCTGCACCTTCGGATGCCTCAGTGAGGGTGTCCTTTCctttgtctgtgtgtgtgtatgcgtgtctGTTCTTAGTGGTTCAAAACCAGAGTGGGACAGGAAGCTCCAGActcacgcgcacagacaccCACTCACTCCATATAACAACTCGACAAGCGGCGCAGGTACGCACCTactctctccctccatcCCGTTACGTCCCCATCCCTCACCCTCTCGTCGACGAGAGGAGACGCGGCGAGGGAGATAGCACTCAACTTTGTCCCTGAGCCTCCCTCTGcccgcctcgctctcgcgGTCGCTTTCCGTTGCTCCCGGTGCCCTTCACCAGGGTGGAGCTCATATACACCGGTGCAAACGACGGTGATGCCGCACCAAGAGGGTGCGGCAGGGTGTTGGCACGGGCAGTGGTCAGCCCGCCGcttgcagcggcagcagggggcACAGATGAAGGAGCCTCCGCTCCCGTTGCTCTTGGCTTGGACGTCGAGGTCAGCGCAGGTGAAATAAAATTCACATTCGCTGCCTGGGCTGCGCGCTGCTTCGACGCTGCTGTCTCGGGCACCGGTCCATCCAGCTGCAAGTCGCTCAACCGAAATGTCGTGACCACCGAGAAAAGCGTCCACTGCAGGCgcccgcgcagctcctcatcCGTCAACAGCGCGGCTCGTCGGCGAGCCAGGGCCGCCTTGGCATACCTCTTCTTCATCTCGCATACTGTGTCCAGTAGGTACGACTGCGACTTCAAGTTCTCCAGCCgcgtctccgtctcctcctcatcAAAGGCCAAGATGCGACGGTAGGACTCGACGAGCTTGCGGAACATGTCGTGTCGCACGTCGTCCTCGTGGAGAAAGTGAAACATGGGgttgtgccgctgcttgcTCTGTACGGCAGCGAGGAACTTGTCGCCGTACTTGGCGGTGTATTGAGCTGTCGTCGACAGCACGTCCATCAACAGCGCCGTCACATCCACAGTGCCGGCCTTCCGGTCCAGAGAGTAGTGGTTCGGAAACGGATCCTCGAGATATCGACGAGCCTCTGCCTCGGTctgacgcagcagctcctcgcgctgcggGTCGCTCTTGGCGCCGGCGGTACCGCCCATCGTGCGAGTGATGGTGCCAGCcttcgtcatcgtcgccgcccccTTATCTCtgcctgccgcgccgtctcTGTCCTTGTGCTCACCCGGCTTCTGCGGCCGCAGCTCCGGGTGCTGGCGAAACTCCGTCAGCTTGCTAAGAAAGTAGGGGTAAAATATGTGCGACGTATCCACGAAAAGGAACTGATTGCGCTTGCTCGAGGCGAGCAGCTTAGCCACCATCTCATCCGCCTTGCGCCGGTCCAAGGCACTGAGGCGCGCGGCGAAGGCATCCACCTTCTCCCGCAGCTCCGGGCCCGGAGTGACGATCGTCGgaagcgcctcctcgttctCCATCGTCCCCTGCAGATCGAGCTGGTTGCGTGCTGTGCGACGCTCGCCGGTGGTAGGGAAGAGGcgaaagaagagcagcgtAAGCACTTGCtgagggggaggagcggagggagggactACTAGGGAGCCACGCAccgagggaagggggtgggacTGCTGGTGAGATGCTCCAGAACCActcgggggagggggagaaaacacacacgagaACAGCCttcgcttgtcttctctctgACAGCATacataaacacacacgcgcacttgCCGCTGTGTGCGTCGGATGAAGCGAACGAGACGAGACGTCGACCGCGACAAAGGAGCAATGAGAAGCGTAGGCGCACTCACCGCTGCAGGCaacggtgatggtggtggtgtctGCGGCGTCTCACAGCCTCCCCGACGATGATGGACGTatacgtgcacgtgtgtatgtatatgcgcctgtctgtctgtctgtctgtgtgtgtgtgtgtgtgtgtgtgtgtgtgtgtgtgtgcataaGAATTgagcgagaggcagcagccaatagaaaggaaagaagagaggggaaaaTGAGAAGAGCAGGGCCCGCAGAGGAGCAGTCAGCGCACTGGAGAAGAGGGTAAGCGAGTGGAAGAGATGCCTCACCCTCTCTTCCTCATcggaaacgaaaagaggaTCGTCGGCACACTGTACACACAaccacgcatacacacacacacacacatcgtGGGTTGCCCTGTCGCGCTGACGTTGATGGTGAGTTGGCAGGGTGGCGGGAGGTACAGCATGTGATACGGAGCACGAGGAAGAAGCGGCGCacctacgcacacacaaaccacaagggggagagagatcAGTGGGGTGTCCTTTTTTCCTCTTCTCGTCCGTGCTCTTCCGTTCCATCACGTGCATACCCACCTATCTGCGCACGGCACGGAAGGAGGTAGGTGGGCAGAGAAGGAcgggcagcaccagcaccgtcgtCACGAATGCCATAGCCGACCGCTCCTCCAAAACAgcactcctcctcggcgtcaTGCGCAACGAAACCCCTCCCCCATagagagaaagcagcgacgacagcagcgacgacagcagcgacgacagcagcggttGCGTTGCGATGGCTGTGCAGACGTTGTGCACTCGGTACGCAGACACGCCCTCCGCACCAAGCGGAGCCCCTGATTATCTTTTGCTGCTCGCCACCATGTCGGCCTACTTGTGCGAGCCTTGTAACGATCTATGACCCAACACTGATGCCACCACACAAGGCCTCAACACCGCGCACCTGCCGCCGTCTCCCACACTTCCACCTCATCTCACGGCACCGAAAAGATCACGACACTCGTCTCCAGCGTTGGTGAGTTCACgtccaccagcaccagcgccccAGAGCGGGCAAAGGACGGCACGCAGATCAGGCGTACGCCAGCCTCTGCACGGGCAGCCTTgttctcctcgtccttcGTAGACGCGGCGCTCAGCTTCTCCTTCGATCGCGCCGATAGCGAAGCTGGACCCGTGAAGCTGTGGTGAGTCTCTTcatgcagctcctccagcgttgCGTAGCGCGTCTCGAACTGCGGCTGATCGCAAGCCACGACGCAATGCGGCGTGTGCTGGAACAGGAAAGGGTCGTGGTTGCAGAAAGGGTAACTGAAGAGCGTGTTGGGGGCCGTCGGGCAGGCGCAGCCagacaccaccaccatgcACATGGTGTCCAGCCGCGTCGGAAAGCGTGACTCGCGGGCCACGTCGTTTATGTTCTGCCCGGACGTCACGAAGAAGTTGACACCGTCGGCTACCTCGACCTTGTGTTTCTTCGCCTCCGACTCCACGCGCTCCTCGCCCCTCACCTCCGACTcggcggaggccgcggcgggcGGCTGTGCAGTGAAGCAGAACGGATTGGAGACGAGTCGCAGCGTGGAGTGCTTGCCAGCTTTGGGGAGCAGCAAgggatgcagcggctgctgcggctgaaACGCATCGGACATGTCGTTAGCGCCAGGCAtcagctccacctccacggTGCGCACAacgcgctccagcagcgtgtccagctgccgcatcaacgcggcggaggtgacCGTGCTAGCCTGTGCCTTGTCATCGTTCAGCCGAACGTGGTCAGACGGGTCGAGCTTCACTTTCTTCTTGAGCTTCAGCTCGTCAGTGGGGGCAATACTGTCACCTCCAATCACCAGTCGCGATACGCACTTCGCCTTGGCTCGCAAGGAGGCGTTGCCCGTGTTGCCGCAGAGGAACTCCACCAACAGCTCCAGCGAGGCC is part of the Leishmania major strain Friedlin complete genome, chromosome 25 genome and encodes:
- a CDS encoding putative DNA polymerase delta subunit 2, yielding MSHSGSAAAAVETRSACPITRTHQRFLLRSLEFTQQYAPMYRCRMGAQYTSALQAIQRLVRADPMYGPEAGAMKPRRVLELQPGVPAVCVGIVYKNMKLLPRFLDEYQSELVRIDAGDDDNDEESGVVEAAPLDRSEEAAAAAMHRGNDAEEDVSNDGQTLAAADEHYNVCNSADELMLEDSSGRVLLQGLDAERFCTGVVLGVYGTLLSNGSIKVLRYAFSGDLSFMVVPRPLIRAASPCYIAFVSGLNINIPRGSSKEEQAAAARARASLELLVEFLCGNTGNASLRAKAKCVSRLVIGGDSIAPTDELKLKKKVKLDPSDHVRLNDDKAQASTVTSAALMRQLDTLLERVVRTVEVELMPGANDMSDAFQPQQPLHPLLLPKAGKHSTLRLVSNPFCFTAQPPAAASAESEVRGEERVESEAKKHKVEVADGVNFFVTSGQNINDVARESRFPTRLDTMCMVVVSGCACPTAPNTLFSYPFCNHDPFLFQHTPHCVVACDQPQFETRYATLEELHEETHHSFTGPASLSARSKEKLSAASTKDEENKAARAEAGVRLICVPSFARSGALVLVDVNSPTLETSVVIFSVP